One Bacteroidales bacterium genomic window, ATTTTTTCCTGCACCTTTATTTTTTTTCACCTCAAATTCATTTTGAAAATTTGTTTCCATAGTTTTATTATTAATTTTTATTTAATTCTTCAATATAATTTAATTTTAATTCGGAAATAAATGTTTGTAAGGCTTTGGTCAAATCTTCAGATAAATTATTATTTGTTTTTTCCTTGAGCATTTCGAGCATTTCAATAGCTTGTTTTGCCTGCTCCATGTTTTTTTCGATTTTATCTGTAACCGGATTTTTAATTTTGCCCATCGCTTGCATTGCAGAAGCATGAAAAATATATATCAACTGTAAAAATAATTGAGCGTTTTTTTCCATCTTATTTTTTTTTGGTATTTTGCAAATTTATTTAATTTTTTAAATATTAAAAATGTTTAACGATTTTATTTCAATAATATTTCCCGAATTATGTTGTGCATGTGGCAGGGTTATTCGTAAAGGTGAAGAATGTATTTGTTCATACTGTAGCTATCACTTGCCCAAAACGGGGTTCCATCTCGACGATGACAATCAGCTTAGTCGTTTATTCTGGGGTAGAACCACTTTGAATTCGGTTGCAGCTTTTTATTATTTTAATAAAAGCACTAAAGTTCAGGAACTTATTCATCAGCTTAAATATAAAGGGAAAAAAGAAATAGGGCTTAAAATAGGTGAATTATATGGAAATGAATTGAAAACATCGGGTTTGTTTAAAGATATTGATGTGATAATTCCTGTTCCCCTGCATTTTTCCAAGGAAAAGAAAAGAGGATATAATCAAAGTAATATTTTTGCTGAGGGTATCGCAAAAAGCTTGAATAAAGAAGTTGATATTAGTGTGCTTTCCCGCAAGTATGCTTCCG contains:
- a CDS encoding DUF1844 domain-containing protein: MEKNAQLFLQLIYIFHASAMQAMGKIKNPVTDKIEKNMEQAKQAIEMLEMLKEKTNNNLSEDLTKALQTFISELKLNYIEELNKN
- a CDS encoding ComF family protein; the protein is MFNDFISIIFPELCCACGRVIRKGEECICSYCSYHLPKTGFHLDDDNQLSRLFWGRTTLNSVAAFYYFNKSTKVQELIHQLKYKGKKEIGLKIGELYGNELKTSGLFKDIDVIIPVPLHFSKEKKRGYNQSNIFAEGIAKSLNKEVDISVLSRKYASETQTRKSRYNRWQNVSEIFSLNDEYLKFKGFHVLLVDDVITTGSTIEACANTLFKIPEIKLSVAAMAFAYA